The candidate division KSB1 bacterium sequence GCCCATGCCTGATTGACCTGCACGTCTTCCCGCCAGAGTTGGCCATCGCTGGCGATTGAGCGGCTGAATTTTTCCATCAAGGCCGCCGGGCCGGTGCCAAAACGGCCGGCCCAGACTTTCGCCGCGATTTTGCCTGCCTGCTTGTGCTTCAGCTTCTGCCTCGAATTCTTTTTCATGAAGACTGTTTCTCATCCTCTTCACATCCGTGCCTGCCCGCGGCGTGGCACGGCAGTTTTTGCGGGCATGCGGCGGCGACGCCCATCCTGCCATGCCCGCGGCAGTCACCCGTGCAGCGGAAACAGGGAGGCGTCAAGGAGGGATGCCCGGGGCTGCAGGAATTCCCGGCAGAATGGGCAGGAAGCAGCATGCCACTGATGCCCGATGAAACATGCCGTGTGCTGACCGGCTGCGAGGCCGGCGATCTGCCGGCGCGTGCCGCCTAGTCCCGCTTGAACTTGCTGTAATCCGGATGCCGATACTCGCTCATGCCGGTGCCTTCGATGTCGATCAGGGCCTTGACCTTCAAGGGCAGGCCGAAAAGATTGATGAAGCCTTCCGCATCCTTTTGGTTGTAGACATCATCCTCGCCGAAGGTGGCGTAATCTTCGCGATAAAGCGAGTACGGTGATTTGCGGCCCTCGATGATGACGTTGCCCTTGTAGAGTTTCAGGCGCACGGTTCCGGTGACCTTTTCCTGGGTTTTCTGAATGAAAGCATCGAGCGCCTGGCGCACCGGCGTGTACCACTGGCCGTTGTAAATGAGTTCGGCATAGCGCGGCGCCAGCATTTCCTTCATGCGCAGCAACTGGCTGGTGAGCACCAGGCTTTCCAGCTCACGATGGGCGGCATAGAGAATCGTGCCGCCGGGCGTCTCATAGACACCGCGCGACTTCATGCCGACCAGGCGGTTTTCCACCATGTCCACACGGCCGATGCCGTTGGCGCCGCCCAGCCGGTTCAACGCGGTTAAGAGAGCCACGGGCGAGAGGGCTTCACCGTTGAGTGCAACTGGCTCACCTTTCTCGAAGTCCAGGGTGATCACGGTGGGACGGTCGGGCGCTTCTTCCGGGCTGACGGTCAGGCTGAAGACGGCCGGTGGTGCGGCGTGCCAGGGGTCTTCCAATTCGCCGCCTTCGCTGGAGCGGTGCCAGAGGTTTTGATCGTGGCTGTAGATTTTGCCGAGCGAGGCGCTGATGGGAATTTTTCTTTCATGAGCATAGCGAATGGCATCTTCGCGCGAGCGAATGTTCCATTCGCGCCAGGGGGCAATCACGCGCAATTTGGGGTTGAGCGCCTTGTAGGTCAATTCGAAGCGGACCTGGTCGTTGCCCTTGCCGGTGCAACCGTGCGCCACCGCATCCGCCCCCTCCTTCTCGGCAATCAGGACCTGATGTTTGGCAATCAACGGCCGGGCGAAGGAGGTGCCGAGCAGGTATTTGCCTTCATAAACGGCATTCGCTTTCAAAGTGGGATAGATGAAATCGCGCACGAACTCTTCCCGCAAGTCTTCAATGTAAATCTTGCTGGCGCCGGTTTTGATGGCTTTCTCCTCGAGTCCTTCCAGTTCGTCGCCCTGGCCGATGTTGGCGGTGTAGGCGATCACCTCGCAGCCATAGTTTTCTTTGAGCCAGGGGATGATGATCGAGGTGTCCAGACCACCGGAATAGGAGAGCACGACTTTGCGAACACGATGAGGCATTGCAGGCATTCCTTTCTGTGTGCATTGCGGTGAAATGAAAAGAAAGATGGAGTCATTCAGAGCGGGTGCTGCGGCTGGACCGGGTGAAGATGCCGGTAACGGTTCATCTTCTGTGCCATTGCAGCACGACAACTTCCTGGCGAAGCGGTGTGCGGGTGGCGGTGGCAAGGCGGGTTCGGAACAAGTCGAGAGCGACAACTTCGTAACCCAGGGACCGGGCAATATCCGCCAGCAATCGACCGGTGCGGATCATGACCGGCAAGTACGAGGCCTGAAAGCCAACGACACAAGCCAGGCGCGCACCCGGCTTGCGCACAGGGCGCAATTCCGCGAAATGGCGCGCCATGCCACCGAACTGGAGTTTCGTCACTTTGGCATGAAGCCGCTCAAAACCCGAAGTCTTGTCCATGGCAAGGCGTCGCGGTTCGATCCTCTCCGTCAGGCGCTGGCTTTCCGGCTTGTCAGCCACCCGCGAGCGTCCTCGTCGCTCTTGTCAACCGTGCGGGTATTCGAGCGTATCAGTCGGCGCTTCAGAGCCTGCCATTCATCGCGGCTGGTGAGAAAGCCGGGCGGGAGCGATCTCCACGCGACGCTCGCCCCATGCCGGAGGAGACAGTCTGGCCGGAGAACACACTTTCAACTCAGACCGTCACCGGCAGCAGCGGCTCGAAGCAGGGACGGTGTGGCCGGCAGGCGTCGGCATGAACGGGACAATCATCGGGGCCGAAGACATCCAGCGTTTTCAGGCAGAAGCACGGCGTGTAATCATTGGGATGGTAGGGTGCGTTCGTGCTTGGCCACCCCGGAATGTAATTGGCGCGGGTGCGGAGATTGCCGCAGATTGGCGCCGGCGGCAGATTGCTGTTGGAAGACATGTGTCGCTCCGTGACTCGGGATGAAAAGCGGCGCGCGGCTCCCGCCGGGAAAACGGCGGCGGGAGCCGCGTATCCGCGGGGATCATTTCACGAACAACATTTCACTGTAAATCGGCAACGGCCAGTAATCATCCGGCAGTGCCTTTTCCAGCCGGGCGGCTGCCGCGCGCACCTCGTTCATCGCGGGCATGACATGGTCTCGCATGTGGTAGGCTTTGGAATGCACCGTGTCACCGCCCAGCTCGGCATTGACCACCAGCAGCCTGTCGAGCGCTTCGCGAAAGTCATTGGTGCAGGCGTTGATCTCCTGCAACGTTCTGAGCACACCGGCGGGCGTGAGGCCATTGCGCTTCAGAGTCTCGGCGGTTTGGGAGAGATCATGCAGATAGCGAACCGCCGCCGGCAGAATCATGGTCTGCGCCATCAGGGCGGTGGTCTCGGCCTCGATGTTGATGGTTTTGAAATACTGGTCGAAAAGAATCTCCTCGCGCGCCTCCAGCTCGCGCCGGTTCAACACGCGGTATTTCTCGAACAGCTTCACGTTTTTTTCGTCATGCAGACGCTCGAAAGCATCGAGCGAGTTGCGCAGGTTCCACAGGCCGCGGCGTTCGGCTTCCTGATGCCATTCCGGCGTGTAGTTGTCGCCGTTGAAGATGATGCGCTTGTGGTTGTGGATCACCTCCTTCAAGACGGTGTGCAGGGCCTGTTCGAAGGGCATCTTGTTGTGCAGATGCTTTTCAATGGCGGTGGCCATCTCGTCTATGGCGGCGGCCACGATGGTGTTGAGCACCGTGTTGGGAAAGGAGATCGACTGGCTGGCGCCCACGGCGCGGAATTCGAACTTGTTGCCGGTGAAGGCAAACGGCGAGGTGCGGTTGCGGTCGCCGGCGTGGCGCGGCAGGTGCGGCAACACCGGGCTGCCCAGGCCGAGCAGGTCCTTGGATTTGCTGGCTTCCGGCCGGCCTTTCTCGATTTGTTTGAAAATATCCTCGAGCTGTTCGCCGAGAAACACCGAGATGATCGCCGGCGGCGCTTCATTGGCGCCCAGACGATGATCGTTGCCGGCATGGGCGACACTGGCGCGCAGCAAATCCTGGTATTCGTCCACCGCCTTGATCACGGCCGCACAGAAGAAAAGGAATTGCATGTTGTCGTGCGGCGTTTCGCCCGGATCGAGCAGATTGATGCCGGTGTCGGTGGACATCGACCAGTTGTTGTGTTTGCCGCTGCCATTGATGCCGGCGAACGGCTTCTCGTGCAGCAGACAGACCAGGCCGTATCGGCGCGCGGTATTGCGCATGACCTGCATCATCATCTGTTGATGATCGGCGGCGAGATTGCTGTTCTCGAAAATCGGCGCGATTTCATACTGCGCCGGCGCCACTTCGTTGTGCCGCGTTTTCACCGGCACGCCCAGGCGGTAGAGCTGATACTCGACGTCGGTCATGAAGGCGAGCACACGCTCGGGAATCGAGCCGAAATAATGATCCTCCAGCTCCTGGCCGCGCGGCGGTTTGGCGCCGAACAGCGTGCGGCCGGTGGTTACCAGATCCGGCCGGCGGTAGTAGAACTCCTCATCGATGAGAAAATACTCCTGCTCGGAGCCGACGGTGGTATAAACTTTGTGGACATTCTTCACGCCGAACAGCGCGAGCGCACGCAGCGCCTGCTGATTCAGTGCCTCCATCGAGCGCAGCAGCGGAACCTTGTGATCGAGCGCCTCTCCGGTCCACGAGGCGAATGCCGTGGGAATGCAGAGCGTGGCGCCGTGATGATTCTTCATGATGAAGGCGGGCGAAGTGGGGTCCCAGGCGGTGTAGCCGCGCGCTTCGAAGGTCGCGCGAATGCCGCCGCTTGGAAAGGAGGAGGCATCGGGCTCGCCCTGGATGAGATCCTTGCCGGAAAAACGGGCAATCGCACCGCCCCCGACATTGGGCGTGACAAAACTGTCGTGCTTTTCAGCGGTCAGGCCGGTGAGTGGCTGAAACCAGTGGGTGAAATGGGTCGCCCCATGTTCCACCGCCCATTCTTTCATGGCCAGTGCCACGACATCGGCGAGCTTGGGATCGAGCGGCTGGCCCTTCTCGATCGTTGCCATCAGCGACTGAAACGTCTCCTTGGGCAGTTTGTCGCGCATGACCTCGCTGTTGAAGGTGTGCTCGCCAAAAATGGAGTTGATGTCAGCCGTAAGCTGTTGCGGCGTGCTGCGCATGACCCAATTCTTGGCAGCCGCCACCACGTCATAACGCCGGGCAGAATTCTTGGACACGGGAGAGTCCTCCTAATTGATGATTGTGAATGCAGGTCAAATCCTGTGGCAGGGAAATGATTCACGGATTTTGTGCTGCGTGTCGCGAAACAGGGGGTTGCTATGGTTGGACAGGATTATAAGGGAATTTTTTGACTTTGGAAAGAGGTTTGTTGCGCCCGGTCTCCCCCAAATTGCCGCCGCAGAGGCTTGGCGACTAAGGGCACGATCCGGCACTGCCCGCACTCTCCTGGCGGGGCGTCATTGCCGGTGCCGCGGTCCGGAGCAATTTGGCCGGTCGACACAACCTGACTGCGCCGCACGGCCTTGCACCTTCTGCGGTGCGGCAGCCGCGCCAAGCGGATGATCCCGCCTGTTATCGGAAGGGTGTTCAACATGTTGGGCACAGCGCAGGCGCAACACGGTCTCACGACTTCATCAGTTTTTCCAGCGCCCGCCGGACCATCACTTTGGTGAGCTGAATCTTGTAACCGTTTTGCCGCAGCGGCAGCGCGCCGGCAATTGCCGCCTCGGCGGCTTTGGCGATCACACCGGTCGTGAGCAACTTGCCCTGCAATTCCGCCTCGGCAGCCGGCACGCGCCAGGGGATGGGCGCGACGCCGCCGAGCACAAGGCGGGCCTGCTGGCAGACCCTGCCCTGCATTTGCAGCACGGCGGCCACACTGACGAGGGCAAAATCATGCGACTGTTTTTCACGGAATTTGAGATAGGTGCCGCGTGTGCCCGGTGCCGGCGCGGGAATCTTGATCGCGGTGATCAACTCATTCGGCCCCAGAACCGTCTCGCGCATGAGATTGTCCTGTGGCAGTTGATAAAATTCGCCCACCGCCACGGTGCGGCGGCCGGCGGCATGCAACAATTCCAGTTGCGCCTGCAGAGCCACCAGTGCGGGCGCGGCATCGGAGGGATGGACGATGAAGCTCGGACCACCGCCGAAGATGCAGTGATATTTGTTCAGGCCCTCCACGGCAAAGCACTGCTCGCCGCCCTTTTTCAAACACACGAGATCTTTTTCGCGGAAATACCAGCAGCGCGGCCGCTGGCAGAGATTGCCGCCAATCGTGCCCATGTTGCGCAACTGGGGTGTGGCGATGCTCTCCGCCGCCTCGGCGAGCACGGTAAAATGCCGCCGCACCGCGTCGTTTTCTGCGATTTCGGCAATGGTGGTGAGTGCGCCGATTTCGAGGCCTGCGCCGGCTTTGATGTAGCTCAAGCCCGGAATGCTTTTAAGATTGATCAAACGCTGCGGCCGCACCAGACGCTCTTTCAGCATGTCCAGCAAGTCGGTGCCGCCCGCCAGCAACATGGTTTCCCCCCAACTGCGGCTCAACAACGCCGGCACCGTGTCCAAACTTTTGGGGTTCACCAGCTCAAAATTGAACATGACCCGTTCTCCTGCCACACTCTGCGAGTTTTTTCACCTGCCTGCCATCCGGCTGCGCGATCGGCGGTCACCTCCAGGCGGGCTCAGGCATGCAGCACTGCCAGCACACGCTCGGGCGTCATGGGCAGCTCGCGCGGGCGTTTGCCGGTGGCATGATAAACCGCATTGGCGATTGCAGCCGCGGTGGGGATGGTGGGGGGCTCACCGATGCCGATCACCCCGCGCCCGGGTTGATCATGAATGATCACCTCGATCTTTGGCATCTCCAGCGCGCCGATGATTTTGTAATTCTCGAAGGTGGGATTGATTTGCACGCCGGTGAGCGGATCCATCAGGCGGTCTTCATAAAGCGCATAGGAAAGGCCCTGCACCACGCCACCGATGACCTGGCTTTCCGCAGTGAGACGATTGAGCACCAGGCCGCAATCCTGCACCGCAAGTATGCGCAGCACCGTCACCACCCCGGTTTCAGTATCAACCTCGACTTCTGCAAACTGGCAGCCGGCCACACCCGCAGAGGACAGGCCCTCCGCCCATTCGCCGTGCGTCACCAGCGGCGCCGAGCCCAACAAGGCGCATAGTTGTTTCCAGGGCAGCGCGTTCTGCGGATTGCCCCTGACAAAGGCGCGGCCACCCGCCAGTTGCACCTCGGAACTGGCAACACCAAAGTGCCGGGCAGCCAGCTCCGCGAGTTTATCGCGGGCTTTTTCGGCAACGTTCTTGATGGCCGGCGCAACCGAGGGTGCAGTGGTGCTGCCGCCGCTGGCGCCGGAATAGGGATATTCGGTATCGCCAATCATCGCCTTGACAGAAGCGATCGGCACACCCAATTCTTCCGCAGCCACGGCCGCCACAAACGTGCGGGTGCCGGTTCCAATGTCTTGCGTGCCACAGCGCACTTCAATGCCGCCATCCGGCAGGATGGTCATTTGCGCCTGTGTGCCGCGGCCGCCCGGCCACCACACCGCCGCGCCCAACCCCATGCCGCGCTTGATCCCACCCGGGCTGGCATTGGGCCGTTTCGCCCGCCGGGACCAGCCAAAGCGTTCCGCCGCCATGCGCCATTGCTGTTGCCGGGTTGGGTTGGAATCATTGCGCAGGCGAAAATCCAGCGGATCGAGATTGAGCCGCTCGGCCAGCTCATCCATCACCTGCTCCATGACGAACGAGGCTTGTGGACAACCAGGCGCGCGAAAGGCACGCGCCGCCCCGGCATTGGTGTAAACATCATAATGCTCGACCCGGGAATTGGGCACCTCATAAACCAATGGCAAAGCCGGCCGGGCGTTGTTGCCAATGCCGGCCGTGCCGTAAGTCTTCGCGCTGAACGCAATGAGCTTGCCGTCGCGGGTGGCGCCTGCCTTGACCTCGGCAAGGAGGTTGGGACGATTGCCGGCGCTGATCGAATCCTGCGGCCGTGTCAGCATCAACTTCACCGGTGCACCCGCGGCCCTGGCCAGCCGGGCGGCAATGGCTGAGTAGCGCCCCGCCTGCAGTTTGCTGCCAAAGCCACCCCCCATGTAATCGCAGATCACCCGTACCTTGCTTTGTTCAATATTGAGAAATTTCGCAATGCCCTCGCGGCTGGCATACACGCCCTGGGTGGAGTCCCACACGATCAACTCATCGCCCTCCCATTTTGCCACGCTGCCATGCACTTCCAGGCAGGCGTGCACCTGCACCTGCGTGCGATAACTGCCTTCCACAATGACCGCCGCCTGCGCGAAGCCGGCAGCGAGATCCCCCCTGCTGTCCACCCGCGCCTCACGCCTGTTGCTTTGCTCGGCATATACCCGTGGCGCATCGTCCGCCATCGCCGTTTCCAGATCCACCACAAATGGCAAAAGCTCATACTCTACTTTGATCAAATCCAGGGCTTCAGCGGCGATTTCCGGCGAGACGGCTGCCACTGCCGCCACCTCTTCGCCGGCATAACGCACCGTGCCGGTGGGATGCACATCGGTCAGCACGGCTTTCACCCCCGGCAGCGCCTGCGCGGCACCCGCCGCGAGGCGTTTGATCCTGGCCGCGGCGTAGGGTGAGGACAACAGCGCGCCATACAGCATGCCGGGCAACTTGAGATCATGCGTGTATTTCACGGCACCGGAGGTTTTGCCCGGACCATCCACGCGGGAATAGCCCCTGCCCAGGTAGGTCATCTCATCGAGTGCTTTCCACTTTGCCATGCTCATCCTCGCTTTCCGCCGGCAGATTTCGCCGCTGCCAGCGCGGCTTCAAACACGCGCGGATAGGTACCGCACCGACAAAGATTGCCGGCAACCGCCTGGCGCACCTCCGCCGCCGTGGGATTGGGATTGCGGTCCAACAACGCCCGCACCGACATGACAAAGCCGGGCGTGCAAAAACCGCACATCAGTGCATCCCGGTCAACGAAGGCCTGCTGTACCGGATCGAGTTTGCCGTTTTGCACCAGCCCTTCCACCGTCACGATTTCCCGGCCCGCGGCATCAAGCGCGAGCATCATGCACGCCAGCACCGGCCTGCCATTCAGCAAAACGGTGCAGGCACCACATTCCCCGCGATTGCAGACCTCCTTGCAACCCGTCACCTCGAGCTGGTTGCGCAGCGCTGAAAGCAGCGTGGTGCGCGGCTCAACCGTCAGGCTGCGCCGCTGGCCGTTGACTTTGAGCTGGAGCGGGACGTTGCCGGAGAAAACTTCCACATCCGGAGGCATCGCTGCCGCTTTGGCGCGCAACCCGGTGCTCAAAATCACCGTGCTGACCGCGCCGCCGCCGCTCAACTTCAAAAAGTGCCGCCGCGAAATTTTGGTGGAGGTTTGTCCGGCCGGGGAAGTTTCGGAGGGATCGGGAGTGGGCACCGGGTGCTCGCTATGCTTTTCCATGCTCATTTCCTTTCGCGCAGGGACAAATTTTACCATCGAAGCCCGCGCAATCATATTGAAAAAGTGCGTGAATGTCAAGCGGCTTTGCCCGACCCGCAGCCATGCAACGGCAACAGCAGCGGCCGCCATTGTGGCGGGAATGATCAAAGGGAGAGGGCGAGGAGGAATGACTCGGTTGCGTCTGAGGACATGGTGCAGATCTCTTGTCTGCAGGCAGGAGTGCCCAATGTCACCAACTTTTCAAACAAAGCAAAAACTCTCACGCCAGGAGTTTTTCTGCAGCCACTGCCAAACAACAAGTCTCAGCACCCCAAAATCACACGGGTCATCAGGTTTTCCCTCCTGCTCTTGGTGGCTTGTGTGGTTCAAAAATCTTCGCGGTGACAGTTCCGTGCCCTTTCTGATCTGCCACGGCTTGGCCGTGGCATTCCTGCAGAGAGCCTCCGCAGGATCGTAAGATAACGCCACGGTCAAATCATGGCAGAACGGTTACTCTGCGCGAAGCCCCTGCGGCTTCGCGTCCTTGTATGTTTTGGCTTGTGGATTTTATCGCTTCGAAAAAGTTGGCAGCATTGGGCAGGGGAGCCTGCGCCACTCTCCACGTTGCCGCAAGATTACAAACGGTGAGGAACACCGCCTGCTTGACATTTGACCGCCGGTTTGTTACGTTCTCCAGCCGCCTGCACGAACCGGATGACGCCATGCACCCCCTCTCCTCCCCGCCGATTTCCTTTTTCGTCGATGAGCTTTTTCGCGCTGATTTGGAAAAACTGCCCTGGTCGCACCCGATTACAAGCTGGCGCGCGCTCGGCGTCAGACATTTCAATATCAAACGCGGCCTGGGCCGACACCCAGTGGTGTTCGTGCAAGCCGGCAGCCGCAAATATGTCGTCAAAGAGCTGGGCTTCGAAGTCGCACGCCGCGAAGTGGAGAATTACAAACAAATGCTGCTGCGCGGCCTGCATACTCTCATCCCGGCGGGTTGTGTGGCCCGCGAGGAAGAGCCGCTCGCCGTGTGGACGCCGGTGGGCCGGCAATATCAACGCCATCTCGTCGGCCACACCGTCACCCTGCTCATCGACCATGTGCTGCCGGATTCGCAGTTGTATCGCCGCGCCTTCCACTTCGATAATCGCAAACGCATTTGGGACGCCATCGTCGAGCTGTTTGTCGAGCTGCACAGCAACGGCGTCTATTGGGGGGATGCTTCGCTGGCCAACACCCTGGTCAAATTCATGAAAATCGATATCCCCCACCTCGGCCGCAAGACCCGCTTGAAGGCCTTTTTGGCAGATGCCGAGACGGTCGAGATTCATGCCTCCGTGCCGGATTCCCTGCGCGCGGCGGATTTGGCCTTCTTCCTGGAAGCGATGGATTGGGTGAATGAAGACCTGCGCGCCAGCGGCATGACGCGGGATGAAGTGGCCACGGCGCAGGACAAGGCTTATCTGCGCGAAGCCTACGCGCGCCGCTATGAAGTCGAATTGCAGGGGCGCGCCTTTGAACAGTGCAGCGGCCTGGAAATCGCAAAATATCTGGGGACGGTGCGGGAGCCGGCCTACTTCGACGTCCTGCGCCGGCACATCGAAGAGCACAAGTGGTACCTCAGCGAACGACAACAACACGAAGTCGGCTATGCCGCCGCCGCGCGAGACTGGCTGGAAAACATTTTCATCCCCATGTGCGAGTTGTTCAAGAACGAAGGGTTGCTCGACCTGTTCCCCGGCAAAACCGCGGCCGACCTGTACGTCGAAATCATGAACAACAAATATGTCCTGAGCCGCAAGGCGGGCCGGGATGTGGGCATGCTCCGCGCCGCGCGTGACTATGCCGAACGGTTTGGCGAACACCACCCGGTCGCCATCTTCTGGCGCAGACTGGCCGGCGGCATGCGCAGGATTCTGGGGCAACGAAAAAAAAACGGTTCGCTGCTGATTTGTGTGGACAACGAATGCCTGCTCCGGGACGAAAGGGCGAAGTCCGAGGTGGGCAGCAGATTTTGCGAAATTTGAAAACTCGCCGCTGCCAAGTCGGACTGCACTCATCACGACAAAACAGGCAGAGAGCGGAGCGAGGAAAGGGGCAATGCCAACGATCAGGAGGTATGGTTGGGGCGCGGGGGAGCAGGCAAAAACATGCCGGGCAGCTTCGCCCGACTGTCATCCCCTCTGCCAGATGCCGAGCACATTGCCGTCGGGATCGCTGATCAGTGCAAAACTGCCGCTGGCCTTCTCAGGAGTTTTGCCGCGAATAATCTTCCCGCCCAGTTGCAGCACACGCTCGAGCGTCTGATCGATATCATCGACGCGAATGTAGAGAATGATGCCCTGGCGGCCGGTGTGCCATGGGGAGTGGTAAAAGGCGCCATTGACCTCCTCGCCCGTATCGAAGAGCATATAGTCCTCCTCCACGACGAGATCCAGTTTCCACTCGAACAGCTCGCGGTAAAAGTTCCGGGTTCGGTCAAAGTCCGCGCTGGGGATCTCCACGTGTACGAAGCCGTGGGTCATCACGCTTCTCCGAATGAGGACAGCCGCTCTCCGTGTGTTTCCCCTTGCTGCCGGCCTTTCCCGGCGCCGGCGCGGGCGCGTGTGCCGACAGCGCGCACCGGGCCAGGCCGAAGGTCCACTTACTCCTCGAGGTGGTTCACCAGGCGATTCTCGCGGCGTGTCCGGCGCAGGCGCAGGCGCGCCGCGGCCAGCTCCAGAATGCGATGCACCATGGCGCCGTAATCGTAGCCGATCGTCTGTGCCGCCATGGGCAGGACGGATTCGGGATCGAGATCGGGGTTGGGATTGACATCGAGCACCATTGGCGCGCCGTTCCACAAACGGATGTCCATGCGGGCATAATCGCGGCAGCGCATGGCGCGATAGGCCGCCACTGCGGCTTCCTGCAACAGGCGCAGCAGGGGCTCATCCACCGGCGCCGGACACAGCCATTTGATGCCGTTCCAGCCGTCGGAGTTGGGATCGAATTTGGATTCGAAGGTATAAAGCCGGTCGTGTATGTCGGAATAGCGTGAATAGTCCAGCTCCACCGGCGGCAGAACTTCGAGCTTGCGATTGCCCCACACGGCGACGTGAAATTCACGGCCGCCAATGAACGGCTCCACCAGTGCCGGGCCGCCAAACTCGGTTTCAATGCGCCGGATCTGACGCGCCAGCTCCGCGCTCGATTCCACCACCGAGGCGCGCGTGATGCCGTAGCTGCAGTGCTGATTGGCGGGCTTCACCATTGCGGGGTAATACCTCCATTCCTTCACCTGGTGATGCTGCATGGTGTGACCCGGCGGTGTCGGCGCACCGGCATTCAGCAGAATTTTTTTGATGGTGTGCTTGTTTTGGGATTTGGCGAGCGTGCGGGAATTGGCGCCGGTGTACACGAAACCGCGCTGTTCCAGGCCCCTGGCCACCAGTGCATCGGACCACGGAATGTCGGAAAAGCCCTCGCACCAGTTGAAAACAATCCATTCCTCCGGATCGAAACGCGCGAGCGGTTCCAGGTTATCATGAATCTCCACCGCCTCCACGCGCAGCTTTCTGCCCTCCAGGCTCGCGAGCATGTGTTCCACAAGCCGCATCGAATTCGCGCGATCCGCCGCCGGCCAGTTGGGATCGATATTGTAGAGCACGATCACTCGTTCGATGGGTTGGTGTTGCTTGGTCGCCATTCAGCCTCCACCATCTTGTTCATCGGCATACATGCCACGGCCTGATTGAGCGTGCACGCCCAACCGTTGCTGCAGCCCCGGCAAAAATTTTTGCGATGATAGGAATCATTCGCGATAATTGCAAGCAATAAAATGGGAATACGCCCGCGCCGCCGCGATTTTTCCGTCCGGCTACAGCACGATCATCTTCACGGCCGCCAACAACAATATCAGCACGAGCAGCCGGCGCAGGGTGTGCGGCGCAAAACGCCGGCTGCCGAATGCCGCGCCGAGGTAACCGCCGCCCGCCGCCGCCAGCGCCCACCACACAATCGCCCGCGGCAGCGTGGCGGTTTGCGCGAGGTGACCGAACAGACCCGCGATCGAATTCACCAG is a genomic window containing:
- a CDS encoding xanthine dehydrogenase family protein molybdopterin-binding subunit; its protein translation is MAKWKALDEMTYLGRGYSRVDGPGKTSGAVKYTHDLKLPGMLYGALLSSPYAAARIKRLAAGAAQALPGVKAVLTDVHPTGTVRYAGEEVAAVAAVSPEIAAEALDLIKVEYELLPFVVDLETAMADDAPRVYAEQSNRREARVDSRGDLAAGFAQAAVIVEGSYRTQVQVHACLEVHGSVAKWEGDELIVWDSTQGVYASREGIAKFLNIEQSKVRVICDYMGGGFGSKLQAGRYSAIAARLARAAGAPVKLMLTRPQDSISAGNRPNLLAEVKAGATRDGKLIAFSAKTYGTAGIGNNARPALPLVYEVPNSRVEHYDVYTNAGAARAFRAPGCPQASFVMEQVMDELAERLNLDPLDFRLRNDSNPTRQQQWRMAAERFGWSRRAKRPNASPGGIKRGMGLGAAVWWPGGRGTQAQMTILPDGGIEVRCGTQDIGTGTRTFVAAVAAEELGVPIASVKAMIGDTEYPYSGASGGSTTAPSVAPAIKNVAEKARDKLAELAARHFGVASSEVQLAGGRAFVRGNPQNALPWKQLCALLGSAPLVTHGEWAEGLSSAGVAGCQFAEVEVDTETGVVTVLRILAVQDCGLVLNRLTAESQVIGGVVQGLSYALYEDRLMDPLTGVQINPTFENYKIIGALEMPKIEVIIHDQPGRGVIGIGEPPTIPTAAAIANAVYHATGKRPRELPMTPERVLAVLHA
- a CDS encoding argininosuccinate synthase, with the protein product MPAMPHRVRKVVLSYSGGLDTSIIIPWLKENYGCEVIAYTANIGQGDELEGLEEKAIKTGASKIYIEDLREEFVRDFIYPTLKANAVYEGKYLLGTSFARPLIAKHQVLIAEKEGADAVAHGCTGKGNDQVRFELTYKALNPKLRVIAPWREWNIRSREDAIRYAHERKIPISASLGKIYSHDQNLWHRSSEGGELEDPWHAAPPAVFSLTVSPEEAPDRPTVITLDFEKGEPVALNGEALSPVALLTALNRLGGANGIGRVDMVENRLVGMKSRGVYETPGGTILYAAHRELESLVLTSQLLRMKEMLAPRYAELIYNGQWYTPVRQALDAFIQKTQEKVTGTVRLKLYKGNVIIEGRKSPYSLYREDYATFGEDDVYNQKDAEGFINLFGLPLKVKALIDIEGTGMSEYRHPDYSKFKRD
- a CDS encoding glutamine synthetase III, which translates into the protein MRSTPQQLTADINSIFGEHTFNSEVMRDKLPKETFQSLMATIEKGQPLDPKLADVVALAMKEWAVEHGATHFTHWFQPLTGLTAEKHDSFVTPNVGGGAIARFSGKDLIQGEPDASSFPSGGIRATFEARGYTAWDPTSPAFIMKNHHGATLCIPTAFASWTGEALDHKVPLLRSMEALNQQALRALALFGVKNVHKVYTTVGSEQEYFLIDEEFYYRRPDLVTTGRTLFGAKPPRGQELEDHYFGSIPERVLAFMTDVEYQLYRLGVPVKTRHNEVAPAQYEIAPIFENSNLAADHQQMMMQVMRNTARRYGLVCLLHEKPFAGINGSGKHNNWSMSTDTGINLLDPGETPHDNMQFLFFCAAVIKAVDEYQDLLRASVAHAGNDHRLGANEAPPAIISVFLGEQLEDIFKQIEKGRPEASKSKDLLGLGSPVLPHLPRHAGDRNRTSPFAFTGNKFEFRAVGASQSISFPNTVLNTIVAAAIDEMATAIEKHLHNKMPFEQALHTVLKEVIHNHKRIIFNGDNYTPEWHQEAERRGLWNLRNSLDAFERLHDEKNVKLFEKYRVLNRRELEAREEILFDQYFKTINIEAETTALMAQTMILPAAVRYLHDLSQTAETLKRNGLTPAGVLRTLQEINACTNDFREALDRLLVVNAELGGDTVHSKAYHMRDHVMPAMNEVRAAAARLEKALPDDYWPLPIYSEMLFVK
- a CDS encoding (2Fe-2S)-binding protein gives rise to the protein MEKHSEHPVPTPDPSETSPAGQTSTKISRRHFLKLSGGGAVSTVILSTGLRAKAAAMPPDVEVFSGNVPLQLKVNGQRRSLTVEPRTTLLSALRNQLEVTGCKEVCNRGECGACTVLLNGRPVLACMMLALDAAGREIVTVEGLVQNGKLDPVQQAFVDRDALMCGFCTPGFVMSVRALLDRNPNPTAAEVRQAVAGNLCRCGTYPRVFEAALAAAKSAGGKRG
- a CDS encoding xanthine dehydrogenase family protein subunit M, whose amino-acid sequence is MFNFELVNPKSLDTVPALLSRSWGETMLLAGGTDLLDMLKERLVRPQRLINLKSIPGLSYIKAGAGLEIGALTTIAEIAENDAVRRHFTVLAEAAESIATPQLRNMGTIGGNLCQRPRCWYFREKDLVCLKKGGEQCFAVEGLNKYHCIFGGGPSFIVHPSDAAPALVALQAQLELLHAAGRRTVAVGEFYQLPQDNLMRETVLGPNELITAIKIPAPAPGTRGTYLKFREKQSHDFALVSVAAVLQMQGRVCQQARLVLGGVAPIPWRVPAAEAELQGKLLTTGVIAKAAEAAIAGALPLRQNGYKIQLTKVMVRRALEKLMKS